The window TGATTTCCCTCGCGCTGCTCTGCGGCCACCTTGGCCGTCCCGGCGCCGGCCTTCACCCCTTGCGCGGCCAGAACAACGTGCAGGGGGCTTCCGATGCCGGCCTCATCCCGATGATGTACCCTAACTACCGCCCGGTGGCTTCTCCCGACCAGCGCGCCTTCTTCGAAAAACTGTGGGGAGCGAAGCTCGATCCCGACCCGGGCCTGACCGTCGTCGAGATGATGGAGGCCGTTCACGGGGGCCGGATCCGGGGCATGTATTTCGTTGGCGAGAACCCCGCCATGTCGGACCCGGACGCGAACCGCGTGCGGTCGGCGCTCATCAAGCTCGAACATCTGGTGAGTCAGGAAATCTTTCTCACCGAGACGGCCGCCTACGCCGATGTCGTTTTGCCAGCTTCCGCCTGGCCGGAGAAGGACGGCACGGCAACGAACACGAACCGCCAGATCCAGATGGGCCGCAAGGCGCTGGAGCCGCCTGGCGATGCGCGAGAGGACTGGTGGATCATCCAGGAGATCGCGCGGCGGCTCGGGCTGGACTGGCGTTACACGCACCCGCGCGACGTCTACGACGAGATGGGCCGTGCGATGCCCTCTCTCGATCATATTTCCTGGGACCGTTTGGAACGGGAGGGCGCCGTTACCTACCCGTGCGACGGGCCTTCCGTTTCCGGCCGCGCCATCGTCTTCGGCGACCGCTTCCCGACGCAAAGCGGTCGCGGGCGCCTCGTGCCGGTCGCGGTCGTGCCGCCGGACGAAGTGCCGGATAAGGAATACCCGATGGTCCTCATCACGGGCCGCAAGCTTGAGCATTGGCATACGGGCGAGATGACCCGGCGGGTGGACGTCCTCGACGCCCTCGAGCCGGAGGCGGTCGCCAGCCTGAACGCCGCCGATCTGGAAAGGTTCGGCATAGGACCGGGGGGGCGGATTCGCGTCGAGACGCGACGCGGCGGGATCGAGCTTACGGCCCGGGTTGACCCGGCCGTTCCGCAAGGCGCCATCTTCGTCGCGTTCTGCTACGCCGAGGCCTCCGCCAACCGGTTGACCAACGCGGCGCTTGATCCTTACGGGAAGATTCCCGAACTCAAATATTGTGCCGCCCGTGTTGAGGCCTTGGGCGAGAAGCCGAACGTCGCGCCGCGCAAGGCTTAAGGTGCGCGGCCGCGCCCTCTTGCGACGAAGGCCGGGTTCTCGAAGCCTGGCTTGCCGTAGCGCAATTCTTCGTTGTCGAGTGTCGTGATGTTGCCGCCCGCCGCCAGCAGGATGGCGTGTCCAGCCGCCGTGTCCCATTCCATCGTGCGGCCAAGGCGCGGGTAAAGGTCGGCCTTGCCTTCCGCAATCGCGCAAAATTTGACGGCGCTTCCGCTGGTCTTTCGCTCGCGCACCTTGAATTTCGCGAGGTAGGTTTCCGTCTCCGGCCCGGTGTGGGAGCGGCTGGCCAGCACGACGAACCCCTCCGGCGACGCTGTGACGGCGGTGATCGGTCTCGGCTTTTCCTCTCCGATAGCGACCGTGGCCGTGCCGGGGCCGGCCGCCGCGTAGGTGATGCTCGTCAAAGGCACGTGAATGAGTCCCAAAACCGGGCGGTCGCCGATGACCAGCGCCACGTTGATCGTGAACTCGCCGGTACGCCCGACGAATTCCTTCGTACCGTCGAGGGGGTCCACGAGCCAGAACCTGCCGCCGGCGATGGAGGGAACGTCGCCCGCCTCGAAGCGTTCCTCCGAAACGACCGGGATATCCGGCGTCAGCTTCCGGATGGCATCCAGCAAAATACGCTCCGAAATTTCGTCCGCTTCCGTTACCGGCGAGGCGTCGTCTTTTTTCCGGACGGTGTAATCCCTTGCCTCGTAGATGCGGACGATTTCCTTTCCCGCCTGACGCACGGCCGGGCGCAGCGCCCCGACAAGTGCGAGGTGGTCCGTCGCGTCCGGTGCTTTTTTCTCACTCATGCCGCTTTCTCACTCATGCCGTTCGTATTGCCGCTTGCCGAACATGGTGTTCCAGGCGTCCTTGTCTTCCGCCCAGTCCTTCTCCATCTTTCGCGGCACGTCCATGCCGCGCTTGACGGCAGGGCGTTCGTGGATTGCGCGGTACCAACGTTCGACGTTCGGGAAGTCTTCCAGTTTTTGCCCGTGCATGTCGTGCCAGCGAATCCAGGGGTAGGTCGCGATGTCGGCGATCGAATAGTCGCCGGCGAGGTAGGCGCTTTCGCCCAGACGGCGGTCCAGAACGTTGTAAAGCCTCGCGGCTTCGTTCGTATAACGTGCGATGGCGTAGGGCAGTTTCTCCGGCGCGTATTTCCGGAAATGATGCGCCTGCCCAAGCATCGGCCCGATGCCGCCCATCTGGAACATCAGCCACTGGATCGTCACGTAACGTGTCCTGGGGTCTTTGGACAGAAATTTTCCGGTCTTTTCGCTAAGATAGATAAGGATGGCGCCGGACTCGAAAAGTGCCAGCGGCTTGCCGTCCGGCCCTTCCGGATCGACGATCGCCGGTATCTTGTTGTTGGGGCTGATCTTCAGGAATTCCGGTTCGAACTGGTCTCCCTTCGTGATGTCAACCTTCGTGACGCGGTAGGGCAGCGCCGCCTCCTCGAGATAGATCGAAATCTTGTGGCCGTTCGGCGTGCCGTCCGTGTAGAGATCGATCATCCGGCGCTCCTTTGAGGGACAGGGGTGTTCGGCCCCTCTATAGCACCCCTCCTTCCTTGAAACGAGCCCGGCGGGAAAGACCGGATCAACCGGTCAAGGAGAGCTTCCAGATTTATGCTACTCTCGGTTCATGCGGTCCGTGCCAGCCATCGATTCGGTCGAAACGCCATCCGGGAAAGGGGCGGCGGACGAGAATTTTCCCGTCGGCTCGCGCTTGCTTCCGGCGAGGCTCCGGCCGCACGTCGCCGCCTTCTATGCCTACGCGCGGGCGATCGATGACGTTGCGGACAGTCCCGACCTTGCACCGGACGAGAAGGTAAGGCGCCTGGAAGGCTTCGCCCGCGCCATCCGGGGGGAGGAAAAAGACGACCCGGTCTATGAGAAGGCGCATCGTTTGCGCCAAAGCCTCGCGCAAACGAAGGTGTCCTTCGTTCACTGCACGGACCTGGTGGATGCTTTCAAGCAGGACGCGACGAAGCTTCGCTACAGCGACTGGCAAGACCTCATGCGTTACTGCGACCGTTCCGCTGCGCCCGTCGGACGTTACCTTCTCGATCTGCATGGCGAGCCTGCGGCGAACTACCCGCCGTCGGACGCGCTCTGCAACGCGCTCCAGGTCTTGAATCACCTTCAGGACTGCAAGGAGGACTACCTTCGTCTCGGCCGTGTCTACCTTCCGGAGCCCTGGCTTGCCGAGGCCGGCGCCTCCCTTGAGGACTTGGCGGCTCCTTCGGCAAGCTTTGCCCTTCGGCGGGTGATCGACCGCTGCCTGGATGGCGTCGAGGCGCTCCTCGTGACCGCCCACCGGCTTCCGGATGTGCTCGGGAACCGTTTTCTGGCGATGGAATCCGCCGTCATCGTGGCAATCGCCGAGGCGTTGACGCGAAAACTTCGCCGTCGGGACCCGCTGGCCGGGCGTGTCGTTCTCACAAGGATGGAATATGCGTTCTGCTTCTTGAGGGGGGTCGGCCGCGCGCTTTGGTAAGGGATGCTTCCGTTTTCTTTTCGCGTCCCCCGTTTCGGGCTATGTTCATACCTTCTCTGGATTTGAGCGGTTAACCTCACGTGCAGATGCCTTTCGCGGCCCCCCATATTTCTCCGGATACGGCAGCGTCCGAGTCGGCCGAACGGATCGCAACCCGTTCCGGCACCTCGTTTTTCTGGGCGATGCGGCTTCTTTCGAAGTCACGCCGGGAAGGGATGTTCGCCATCTATGCCTTCTGCCGGGAGGTGGACGATCTCGCCGACGACTCCCTGCCGCGGGCGGAGAAGATCGAGGCTCTCGGCAAGTGGCGCGCGCAGATCGAAAGACTTTACGCCGATGGAAAAAGCGCGGGCTTGAGCTTGACGGCCCGCGCGCTGGCCGAACCGATCCGTTCGTTTGGCCTTCGCAAGGAGGATTTTCTCGCCGTCATCGACGGAATGGAGATGGACGCGAACGGCCCCGTCCGAAGACCTTCGATGAAGGAGCTGGAGCTTTACTGCGCCCGCGTGGCGGGTGCGGTGGGGCGGCTTTCCGTCCATGCGTTTGGCGCGCCGGGCGCCAAAGGCTATGCCGTCGCCGACAAGCTTGGCCAGGCGTTGCAGCTTACGAATATCCTTCGGGACCTTCGCGAGGACGCCGGGGAAGGCCGCCTCTACCTGCCGGCCGAGCTTCTGGAAAAACATGGCATTATCGGGTGCGAACCAGGCAAGGTGCTTGCGCACCCCGCCTTGCCCGCGGTCTGCGAGGATCTTGCCCGGCTTGCCGAGCGCCGCTTTCGGGAGGCGGAAGCGGCTCTTGCCGAATGTTCCCGCCGGCAGATGCGCCCAGCTGTCGTCATGATGCGGGTTTACCGGAAGCTCCTTGAAGGCCTGCGGGCAAGGGGATGGAAGGATCTGGATCGTTCGGTCGGCCTTTCGAAGGTGGAGAAGATCTGGATCGCCTTGCGCCACGGAATCTTTTAGCGGATGACCGTCTTTCACATCGTAGGCGCCGGCCTTGCCGGCCTTTCCGCAGCGGTGCGTCTTGGCCAAGCGGGGAAACGGGTCGTCCTTTACGAGGCGGCCGATCACGCGGGGGGGCGATGCCGGTCCTATCTGGACGCGACCCTCGGCCAGCGCGTGGACAACGGCAACCATCTGCTTTTTCGCGGGAACCGGGCAGCCCTTCGTTATTTGCAAACGATCGGCGCGGTCGGACATTTCATTTGCCCGCACGAGCCCGCCTTTCCTTTCGTTGACCTTGAGACAGGCGCGCGTTGGGTCGTGCGCCTGAACGGCGGGCTCTTTCCGTGGTGGATTCTTTCCCCCTCGCGCCGCATTCCGGGCACCAAGGCGGCCGACTATTTGACGGCCCTTCGCCTTTTTACGGCGCCCAGGCAGGCAACCGTCGCCGAGACCTTTGCGGACGGCGGCCCACTCTACCGCTATTTCTGGGAACCCCTTGCCGTTGCTTCGCTGAACACGCCGGCCGAGAGGGGGGCCTTGCGCCTTCTCCTGCCGGTCGTGCTGCGCGTCTTCGGCAAAGGGCGAGAGGCGGCGCGCCCGATGGTGGCAAGGGACGGCCTTTCGGAAAGCTTTATGGATCCCGCGCTCGACTTCCTCCGCAAGAAAGAAGCGACGGTTCGTTTCACGCACCGCTTGCGGGGCATCGGTTTTGCGAATGCCGCGGCCAGCGCGCTCGATTTCGGCGAACGCCGCGTTGACCTTGGGAAAGACGACCGGCTGATCCTCGCGGTGCCGCCGGGCAACGCCGCCGATCTGCTGCCCGGCTTGACCTGCCCGCAAGCCTACGAACCCATCTTGAATGCCCACTTCCAGTTGCCTGAGGCGCCGGCCTGGCCCCACGAAACTCCTTTCATCGGCGTCGTCGGCGGCCTTGCCCAATGGGTGTTCCTGCGCGGCCGGATCGCTTCGGTGACGGTAAGCGCCGCCGGGGCTCATATCGACGCGGCGCCGGAGGCGCTCATTCCAAGGCTTTGGTCGGACGTTGCCCGGGCGCTTCAGCTTCCCGAAACTTCCCCCCCGCCTTGCCGCGTCATCAAGGAACGCCGCGCGACATTTTCCCAAACGCCTTCCGCGCTCGCCCAACGCCCGAAAACGCGGACGGCGTATGCGAACCTCTTCCTGGCCGGCGATTGGACCGATACCGGCCTCCCTGCTACGATCGAAAGCGCTATATTCTCCGGTCATCTGGCCGCCACGGCCGCCATGAAACGCTAACGAAACGCGACCAAGCGGAGACAACATGGTAAGTTTTCTAGATCCCGTCGCGGCGGTGGATGGCTCGGCGCGGATCGACCCGCTTCTCGACCAAGTCATCGAAGAAAGCAGGCGGGATTGCTTCCGTCGGCAGGCCGGGGACGGCCATTGGGTCTTCGAGCTCGAGGCGGACGCCACGATTCCTTCGGAATACATCCTGTTCGAGCATTTTTTCGACGAGATCGACGCCGCATTGGAGAAGAAGATCGCGGCCTATCTCCGCCGCAATCAATCGGACCGGCATGGTGGCTGGCCGCTGTTCTACAGCGGCGATTTCGACATGAG is drawn from Pseudomonadota bacterium and contains these coding sequences:
- the hpnD gene encoding presqualene diphosphate synthase HpnD, giving the protein MPFAAPHISPDTAASESAERIATRSGTSFFWAMRLLSKSRREGMFAIYAFCREVDDLADDSLPRAEKIEALGKWRAQIERLYADGKSAGLSLTARALAEPIRSFGLRKEDFLAVIDGMEMDANGPVRRPSMKELELYCARVAGAVGRLSVHAFGAPGAKGYAVADKLGQALQLTNILRDLREDAGEGRLYLPAELLEKHGIIGCEPGKVLAHPALPAVCEDLARLAERRFREAEAALAECSRRQMRPAVVMMRVYRKLLEGLRARGWKDLDRSVGLSKVEKIWIALRHGIF
- a CDS encoding glutathione binding-like protein, with protein sequence MIDLYTDGTPNGHKISIYLEEAALPYRVTKVDITKGDQFEPEFLKISPNNKIPAIVDPEGPDGKPLALFESGAILIYLSEKTGKFLSKDPRTRYVTIQWLMFQMGGIGPMLGQAHHFRKYAPEKLPYAIARYTNEAARLYNVLDRRLGESAYLAGDYSIADIATYPWIRWHDMHGQKLEDFPNVERWYRAIHERPAVKRGMDVPRKMEKDWAEDKDAWNTMFGKRQYERHE
- the hpnC gene encoding squalene synthase HpnC encodes the protein MRSVPAIDSVETPSGKGAADENFPVGSRLLPARLRPHVAAFYAYARAIDDVADSPDLAPDEKVRRLEGFARAIRGEEKDDPVYEKAHRLRQSLAQTKVSFVHCTDLVDAFKQDATKLRYSDWQDLMRYCDRSAAPVGRYLLDLHGEPAANYPPSDALCNALQVLNHLQDCKEDYLRLGRVYLPEPWLAEAGASLEDLAAPSASFALRRVIDRCLDGVEALLVTAHRLPDVLGNRFLAMESAVIVAIAEALTRKLRRRDPLAGRVVLTRMEYAFCFLRGVGRALW
- the hpnE gene encoding hydroxysqualene dehydroxylase HpnE, producing the protein MTVFHIVGAGLAGLSAAVRLGQAGKRVVLYEAADHAGGRCRSYLDATLGQRVDNGNHLLFRGNRAALRYLQTIGAVGHFICPHEPAFPFVDLETGARWVVRLNGGLFPWWILSPSRRIPGTKAADYLTALRLFTAPRQATVAETFADGGPLYRYFWEPLAVASLNTPAERGALRLLLPVVLRVFGKGREAARPMVARDGLSESFMDPALDFLRKKEATVRFTHRLRGIGFANAAASALDFGERRVDLGKDDRLILAVPPGNAADLLPGLTCPQAYEPILNAHFQLPEAPAWPHETPFIGVVGGLAQWVFLRGRIASVTVSAAGAHIDAAPEALIPRLWSDVARALQLPETSPPPCRVIKERRATFSQTPSALAQRPKTRTAYANLFLAGDWTDTGLPATIESAIFSGHLAATAAMKR
- the cysQ gene encoding 3'(2'),5'-bisphosphate nucleotidase CysQ, which encodes MSEKKAPDATDHLALVGALRPAVRQAGKEIVRIYEARDYTVRKKDDASPVTEADEISERILLDAIRKLTPDIPVVSEERFEAGDVPSIAGGRFWLVDPLDGTKEFVGRTGEFTINVALVIGDRPVLGLIHVPLTSITYAAAGPGTATVAIGEEKPRPITAVTASPEGFVVLASRSHTGPETETYLAKFKVRERKTSGSAVKFCAIAEGKADLYPRLGRTMEWDTAAGHAILLAAGGNITTLDNEELRYGKPGFENPAFVARGRGRAP